A region of the Dreissena polymorpha isolate Duluth1 chromosome 6, UMN_Dpol_1.0, whole genome shotgun sequence genome:
TCATCGTGTATGGAGTTGATTTCCTATTCTTATAGGCAATACATACTATCTTAACGCTATTTCTGGTTTTggtttgattattgttaaaataaaataactgtagtttacggcgaatagttgtttaTGGCAAACGTCGTGTACGGTGAATAGTTAAAGTTATATACGGCGAAAAGTTGCAGCGTATTGGCATTTTaacactaaataaataaaaataaaaacacattttttttaaattatttacttcAGTCCTTGTCAGATCAACAAATGatgtttaatgaattgtaatCCGAATAACAAATTTGTACAAATTGTAGGAAACGGGAGAGTTGGTAATTGCTAACATTCACTTGGCAGCGCTAAGACTCTCTAGGGATATAGTCTCGCACATTCTATTAAAATCGAGTGAATATAACTGAATAAAATCATTTACCCATGCACTTGAAAGGCAAAGTAGCGATAATAAGCAATTTTTGTTCACGAATCTTCAATTAATACAATAATCTAATTTTGCCATACGCCGTACACATCAGtttctattcgccgtacacaacgaaGTTTATATTTAAGCCAAACacttgcatattatttgctttctattactttcgcttcgctggtcatctatttccggtggtgatgatagacggtgATACTATATTCTTCAACAATACTCATAAGCCATATAATCGTTCTGCTTCACAAAAAATGTACAACTTATTATCAATATTAGGGTAGATGATAATACATCGATGACAACCTTATGATGTATCACTTAAACTTGCCTTGGTCTGTACCATGTTGATACGTTGATCCCTCAGTGCTTTAACAGCTTCATGCACGTTTATTACGTGCACTGCGATCCCTTGATCGTAAAGGTAATCAAGTGCAATAAAGGTACCGGTTCGCCCAACGCCTGCGCTATGAAAGAAATAACATTTGTAGCAATTATTCAAAAGCTTCACTGAGCTCATAAAACTATTCTTAAATATGACGCTGAATTCAGCCCATCATGCAAAGGGAAAACCAAATTACCTGCAGTGCACAAGCAATGGGCTCGTCACAGTATCGGCAAAAGAGAGCACTTTGCGCCAGAATTGTGACAACGATAGAGCGGTGTCTGGAACATCTTTGTCAGGCCATGCAGTAAAGTGACACTGGTGAACCGTGTGCACCTTATTAGACTTTTCCTTAAATTAAGAATAAATCAGcgtttgtaaataaaacaaaatgtcacACTTATAAATCAACATTAAATAGAATTTTAAAAAAGAAGCTATAAAACATAATGGCGATGTAAATAATATGCAAGTATATTACATGGACGcattgtagtttttttttattacgaATTCGGCGTAGTCCTCTTGTTCAATCAATGATAGATTGAAATGTCCATGCTTGCAAGTGTTGCGCGTATCTTCAAGCCAGTACTGGAGGCACTTTCGCTAAAACATAACATCAATGTATTGACGTTCATTGTCTCTTATGTGTAGTTAAATTACAGTTAATTACATGGTTACACGTGCGCCAGCACACGTTAATAATAGTCATGCTATTTATAACGAACAAACTATTTAAGGTCATTGTATTTTCgtagaatatattttttaagtacgCACTAACAAAGCTTACGGCAGTTTGCCATAGGCTGGTGATATTGTGATTAATATTTCAATTAGCTGGATTAAAGACCCTTACAAATACACACCTTTCCCTCTTCAATTGTATTTGTGACCATTGCTACAGCTTTTATATTTTCTGCCATAATCATGCGCCAAATATCTGGTATTGTTCTTTGTAACGGGCCTGGAAAAGATGTTCAACTTCCAAAAGCATGGAGGATATGGTTATTGTACAACAGTACATACATAGCACAAAGTATAGACGTTTAGATTATTCAAAACTTTGTCGAAAATCAAATGACCTTAGTATATATGTTTGAAGTTGAATATCCTATCAAAATGAATCACTTCCGTCCCAATAAAAACAGTTTGCATTACCTTGCGCTGCgatgtatttctttcttttgcCATAGCCCTGAAAGTAATATAGACTGATTGCATAAATGTTATAGAACTGGTTTagatttcaaaagaaatataatgcatgttttttttatctttgacatCAATGCAATTAGATAAATATAAAAGGTTTTACATCAATAAAACTGGCGTTGATAAAATCGGATTCTACTTCTTCGCCAATAGCAGGTAGAACAACCCTATTTttgtcatctgcaaaaatgaaaCATGATTAAGCAATATTACAGTCATCAATATGGATTTCTTTTCACTCATTTCCAAAATCCCGttctaaatttaatataacaatggctttatatattttttttaaacaacaattttCAAAATTCACAATTGAACTGTTACAACATAAGTATAGTATTTTGCAGACgaatacaaacaatacaaactTACATGGACACATATTTCTGTATCGGTTCTTTGGTAAATTGACCTCAATTCGAGCAGCGGACGTTTCGTATTTAAGTCCCTTGTCCAGAGACTAAAATCGTATAATTTAAAAGTAACACAAAGCATACAGTATAGAAATTGCTTTATGCAAACGTTATGTTAAACAAGTGAATGACATGGCAAAAGAAAAATGGTATAATCAAATTATATCTTATTATTTCGTTTGCAAAGATATTAATATGTAAGCCACTCATCCAATACCAAGAGAATTTATGCACAGGCTGTTTATTTTTCATCGCTTTGTTAGAAAATTATACTATTTAGATAACACACAACTCATAGCCATGTACCTTTCAAATATTATAGTTGTGTTATGTTAATTACACTTACGTAGAAATTCCTGAATATATCTGTGGGGTCTTTTTTACTTTGTAAAGTAAAGACTCGAAGCTCCTGGATTTGTATAGACCGAATCTTCAACGTGAAATCACCGGCATTTCCATACAATGGTTCATGTACAATGACAAATGACGGGGTTCTTTGTAGTCCGTCTCTCAATTGAGGCGATGACTTGTCATTGCCATGCTGTTTTTCTTTCTTGACTTCCTCAACACACACAGACCCAAACACTGAGTACATACAATAAACAATCAGCTATTAATTAATTGATGATGATAGAACACTTAGTCATTAAACCATTTTTCAATaattacatacaaacaaaatgcaaaacaaatactGCACATAGAATGAACACAATACGTTTTgaacagcatttttatttttacatgttttcatattttatatgttttcgtCGTCAAATTGTCACTAGTGCTTGAATAGTTTCCAAACACCAGCTGAACGTTgaacttttgattttgttttactttttatgtcTGTAGTGAATAGATAGAAACTGCTCATTTAAATGAGTGGAAAACTCCCTCGTAAAAATACTATTTCCATGAttgataaaacaattgttttatatgcaaaacatGCATATACTAAAACACATTACAGTAATTCTAAATAACACTTGTAACAAACACATGTACATTAATAATGTGCTAAGAACGATCTTAAGTTTAAGATATGATTCAAATAGTGTTTAATTAATCCAAATAACCATAGATTTAGTAATATCTTTgaaatactgttattaaatcatGTAAGACATGTCGTTCGTGAATATTCATATAGTTTTACGAAAGTAATAGCATAACGATATCAattaaataagtgtaaaaatatatttgagttGTATCCCTTTAATTGGTAAACGCTTTTATTGTTAAACGGATTTTCGTCATACATATGTGAACTATAGGCAATTAAATAGTGTAGTATCTGTTACTGTTATGTTCACTTGTTTCGTtaaatatttcacttaaaatCGTAAACTTATTATTTAACTATAATATATTGTCTATGTTCCTATTTGTAAGAATACAGTAGTTAATTCATAAACGAAACACggttctatttccacagatataaatgtaataagaaattgtcctacattatgtgactgtactagttctaaatatatatatggtccagttggacatgttattactggggaccttaatttcctTCAAAATAataaccttagaaatttgctacgcagaggccctaagtacagactgcctattcctgttgattttgatgactgcattaagaatatcgtaacatccttacatgattattgcactaaatggtgcaggaaggaaaatgctgaaattactgcactcaatgattggaaaacaaaaatatttagtatggccatgaataaaatatgtttttatgatacacatcctttggccctaccacattcacctaaatttaataaacaaaatctctgtaaattgcttgaagacttaaaatctaaattcgtcttagttcctgctgataaggctgctaataatgttatcataatatgacgagtgttttatgttcaaactatttcacaagaactttcacaaactacatcatattgtgagtacaataagcaacctaatgaaattattactgaccatattgcccaatgcataaagttaaatgtaatagtcaatattactgacaagaaattgccatcactttactggatacctaaattacataagacgccatataaaagtcgttttatcgctaattcagtgtcttgtaccaccaaacaattatcagtgtatcttacatctgcattgagtgctataagatatcatatagctaaattttgtaataaagtttatgaaaatagtaatattaacctattttggtcaataaaaaacaccttagaagttattgaaaaaaatgaaaataaaaaatataaggtgtcacaggtaagtacttatgatttttcgacactatatacaacgcttcctcacgctttaataaaatcaaaacttgtctctttgattgaaaaaacttttgctagagagaaatgtttgtatctagctttaaacactaaaacagctttttttactaatcagatattagataattacatcatttggactggtcttgacttttgtgcagcacttacttttcttttggataacttgtttgttgaatttaatggtaaaatatttaaacaaattattggcgttcctatgggtactaattgtgcgccacttatagctgacctttttttatattgttatgaaaacgaatttatgttagaattatctaaaactaagcaagtagatttgattaattgctttaaccttactagtaggtacattgatgacaaacttaatttagataatccattatttgaacaatatattcacaaaatctacccaaaagaactagtcttaaatagatcgtgtatatccaatacagacgctgcgtatttagacttacatttaactattaataataatttgatcaaaactagtttatacgacaaacgggacgattttaactttgaaattgtgaattttccgtttctagatggcaacatccctaaaggaccttcctatggtatttacatttcgcagttggtacgttatgccagtgcatgttcgtgtattaaagattttaatgatcgtaatctaatattaactaaacaattgctaaaacaaggctttttgtatcataacctaagaaataaatttgctagattttactctaagtatggtgatttaatttcaaaatataatgtttctttaaaatggcatttaaataatggaatctcccatccatcattttacggagatgttttgaagcgtgtccgcaagttaaaatatgttaaaccaaatgttcatattaaacttttcaatttaattaacttgtttttatcaaaaggatacgatgcttatgtacttaaaaaaacgtgtttgatggttttcgattcactatatctttcttcccttaaaatttggaatcattagtgatattataggcatttttcactgttgaataaaattgtgtcattgtgtcgtatgaacaaatctgcatgaatactacattataggcatttttcactgttgaataaaattgtgtcattgtgtcgtatgaacaaatctgcatgtaaactacatttggactcaaatcgtacatcaggtcatttctgtcttcagttgtcaaaacacctatatactgtttgattccaataatgtcgctttaatggaattaccatttgtattcatttgcttcttaatattaaatcacgtaagcttgttttattagtagcacagcccctttaatatttgtatttagtactgcccttggaatttgttcacgtcattatgtcattatggatttttgtgacgtcatacgaccgactttcccagttgtaatctacatgcataggtcattgggtttataacgttccattttatttatattttctctctgataggcgtttcttgtttgatttaattatttttaatttgtttagcagtcacataaacaaccaagctatgtaatatggaatttttacacccattattgctgcttcttcctgtatttgcgcgatgattatctgggatagtaactctatgattctacattctcaaatcttttctataaagaaggaatgtagttgacaattgttaatagttttatttgatcgttcgtcaaaaagttgtaattctgttactcttgtatattcaatgcaattgagtaattaaatagtaattaaattgaatgcgttttaattcccttttattattgtttaatttgagttacaatgctatgacgttatattttatttacacttaaatgtattatgaatattgctgggccaagtgtgaggttgagcgctctataaccaggtttaaacccccaatgctttgcattgaccgttccaaggcggtgaccccagctttattcatattttgtgtttatgttggtttgtattgtgctgtattgtgctgttttgtactgtttgggcactcggtcacttgccttaaataaaggaccaactaattgttgttaatgaaaattcaatactgctccagcagctggagtttcacttctttatattgataataacAAGCGTTGATCAGTTGAATTTAAAAGCTGCATTCTTATAGgaaaattaaatatgcttatcGTCAAATAAATTTGACTCTACATGTTTCAATATGAATGGAAAACATTAAACAATctaaattcaaatattgtttgtattaatACAATCCACATTCTTCACATACTTACAATTAACGATCATTAAAAATTATACTCAAACAACGTTCAATGTGTGAATACTTTATTTTTGCGCTATAAATGTTTTTGGATGAAATCACAACAATTACAAAATGAAACGCTATTTATGTTTCTGAAAACGACAAATTAACATAGGCGTTTTCCTGATTCACGATTGCACGATCAGTGTCAGTAACTTGATTAACACGGTTCATGACACTATAATCATGTTTTCCACCAGGTGATAAAACCGGATATTCATGAAAAGAAGTTTCCGCAAGTGTCTCGTACTGGTTTGTTTGCTGGGCCtctgaaataaaacaattgtttgaatTCATTTCATATTGTTACGCTATTTTTCAAACGTTGAAAACCCAAAATGATTTTTATTCTATATTCCACTGCGTATTGTTTATGTTTGATGCTGTATTGCATATATTCTCACGTATTTGATGGCAATAAACATCGAATTTAATAGACCCTAGTTTAAATTACTGATTTTCCTctcataatttatttgaaatgtaaTATTTCTATAAAGCTGACTTTTGATCTAGATTTCTTGCCAAATTTAATACAGCGGCAACATTTTCGTcaataaaaatgatgg
Encoded here:
- the LOC127835805 gene encoding receptor-type tyrosine-protein phosphatase alpha-like, coding for MYSVFGSVCVEEVKKEKQHGNDKSSPQLRDGLQRTPSFVIVHEPLYGNAGDFTLKIRSIQIQELRVFTLQSKKDPTDIFRNFYSLDKGLKYETSAARIEVNLPKNRYRNMCPYDKNRVVLPAIGEEVESDFINASFIDGYGKRKKYIAAQGPLQRTIPDIWRMIMAENIKAVAMVTNTIEEGKRKCLQYWLEDTRNTCKHGHFNLSLIEQEDYAEFVIKKNYNASM